A single genomic interval of Bacteroidota bacterium harbors:
- a CDS encoding T9SS type A sorting domain-containing protein, with product PTSNNIIIENSHPAVIEILNIEGQLIKCVNANENSTTMDISNLSSGVYIIKVTTDKKILIKKFMKQ from the coding sequence CCCACATCAAATAATATAATAATAGAAAATTCTCATCCCGCAGTAATTGAAATTTTAAATATTGAAGGACAATTAATAAAATGCGTAAATGCAAATGAAAATTCTACCACAATGGATATATCAAATTTATCAAGCGGGGTTTATATAATAAAAGTAACGACAGATAAGAAAATTTTGATAAAGAAATTTATGAAACAATGA